From a region of the Tachypleus tridentatus isolate NWPU-2018 chromosome 1, ASM421037v1, whole genome shotgun sequence genome:
- the LOC143234866 gene encoding cytochrome P450 3A5-like isoform X2: MRPVLVVIDLDLLKQIQIKDFTDFVDRPDLFELEPPRKPGDAINLIVSFLRGSHWRRVRNVLSPSFTTLKLKTMSQTMDETIDDLLRNIEKYSRKESYLDVYDLFKAMTLDVIFKCALGVDAHVQINPTENELLNHAKVFFSSSIQSLLFLIHVSFPAFQCLTRNIRTLQFKYRNKGSDPILDLVDVCREIMKSRAADPTKRRNDLLQVMIDSQNINVDVTKVTRNQLTPGDERHISNPGESTNVSKSGLSDDEVVYNALVTLLAGFETTSSALGYTTHLLVQHPDIQEKLRQEVDELIENEGENLDYVSVHKLRYLDQVFSESLRVYPPVYLFANREANKDVTYGSIHIPKGMAVQVPIYNLHHNPGIWPDPEKFDPERFSPDNHNYNILAWQPFGHGPRNCIGKSFAQLQAKMALARLVHEYYLTPCEKTETKLAIRTGTSTINPANGIFVKFVQRNT; the protein is encoded by the exons GATCTTTTCGAATTAGAACCACCAAGAAAACCTGGAGATGCTATAAACCTAATCGTATCTTTCCTGCGTGGATCTCACTGGAGGAGAGTTAGAAATGTACTTAGTCCTTCCTTTACTACACTGAAGCTGAAAACA ATGTCACAAACTATGGATGAAACAATTGATGACTTACTCAGAAATATcgaaaaatattcaagaaaagaAAGTTATCTTGATGTATATGATCTATTCAAGGCCATGACTCTGGACGTAATTTTTAAATGTGCTTTAGGTGTTGACGCGCATGTTCAAATAAATCCAACAGAAAACGAGTTACTCAATCATGCCAAAGTATTCTTCTCTTCTTCAATTCAATCCTTGCTTTTCCTCATTCATG TGTCATTTCCGGCTTTCCAGTGTCTCACCCGGAATATCAGAACTCTTCAGTTTAAATATCGGAACAAAGGTTCCGATCCAATACTTGATCTTGTGGACGTTTGTCGTGAAATTATGAAATCTCGAGCAGCTGATCCAACG AAACGACGGAATGATCTTCTCCAGGTAATGATCGACTCTCAGAACATAAATGTTGACGTTACGAAGGTTACCAGGAATCAACTAACTCCTGGAGACGAAAGACACATATCAAACCCTGGTGAAAGTACAAATG TTTCCAAGAGTGGCTTATCTGATGATGAAGTGGTGTACAATGCTTTAGTGACTTTATTAGCAGG ctTTGAAACAACTAGTTCTGCTCTTGGGTACACCACACACCTACTGGTGCAGCATCCAGATATCCAAGAAAAATTAAGACAAGAGGTAGACGAGCTCATTGAAAATGAA ggAGAAAACTTGGACTACGTGTCTGTCCATAAACTGCGTTACCTGGATCAGGTTTTTAGCGAAAGTCTCCGTGTTTATCCACCAGTTTACCT GTTTGCTAATCGTGAGGCAAATAAAGATGTAACGTACGGATCCATTCATATTCCGAAGGGAATGGCAGTACAGGTTCCCATTTACAACCTTCACCACAATCCAGGTATCTGGCCAGACCCTGAAAAATTTGATCCAGAAag ATTTTCTCCTGACAACCACAACTACAATATACTTGCTTGGCAACCATTTGGACATGGGCCTAGAAACTGTATTGGGAAGAGCTTTGCTCAATTGCAAGCCAAGATGGCCTTAGCGAGATTAGTTCACGAGTACTACTTGACGCCTTGTGAGAAAACTGAAACG AAACTCGCCATCAGAACTGGTACATCAACTATCAATCCAGCAAAtggaatttttgtaaaatttgtccAAAGAAATACCTAA